The Bos mutus isolate GX-2022 chromosome 29, NWIPB_WYAK_1.1, whole genome shotgun sequence genome includes the window tgatgccaagaagcgattcactggaaaagatcctgatgctgggaaatattgaaggcaggaggagaagggaacgatagaggatgagatggctggatggcattatatactcaatggatatgagtttgagtaaactctgggagttggtgatggacagggaggcctggtgtgctgcagtccatggggtcacaaagagtgactgaaatgaactgaactgggtctTTGTAAACTAAGTAGGAAGAGTATCAAAACTTAGCTTACAGAAGGAAGGAAACCACTGCCCAGTGCAGACTTGACtgcatggggaaaaaaacaaggaatGGATAAAAGAGGTATTTGGACCAGGATTGACTCACTCTTCCCACATCTCAATATTTCTCTATTCACTTGAAGTCTCCCCTCACCAATAAGACTGTAGGCAAAGACCTAACACTTAGGTGCTGGTCTCTAAAGCAGATTAGACCTGGTGGGGTGAGAACAAAGAAAATTGCTTAACTAACACTAAATGGCCAGAGTCTATGAGAGGTTAACTCTTCACCCCACATCATGGAGTGAAAGTTGTAACTATAGATGAGTGAGATTTCCATCCATGGAGAGGGACTTACTGACTGTCTAATGAATACTTTTAGGCCCCTAGTATCTCTGAGCATTCACTGATTCGTGCATTGAATAAGTTTTGTGTGAGTCTCAGGAAGGATAATTGGGAAATAAATTGTCATATCTTAGATCCTTTGACTTCCATTTCAAACAAGAAGGACACGAATAAACAGAATTCAGAAACGCACCTTCCTTTCTCTAGAAAACCTCAGGGCTTTCTTGTCATTGGTTTTACCTTCTGGTCTTAGTAGGGCAATTACAGGTTCTGAAGTTTGGTTCCATTGATTCTAAGAGAATGCAGCCAACATGTATTATCTGATTTGACTtcaaaattttttagaaatatagATCACAATTTCTGTTTATGCCTTTCAGTCCACCCAAGCAGCAGAGAAAAACGAACattcttcattattattattttcatcactTGGTAAGTCACAGAAGACTTAGTGTAATAAAAtgcacaagaaaagactctacacatggaaatcaccaatggtcaacaccaaaatcagattgattatattctttgcagccaaagatggagaagctctatacagtcaacaaaaacaagaccgggagctgactgtggctaagatcatgagttccttattgccaaattcagacttaaactgaagaaagtagggaaaaccactagaccattcaggtatgacctaaatcaaatcccttatgattatacagtggatgtgagaaatagatttaagggactagatctgatagatagagtgcctgatgaactatggactgaggtttgtgacattgtacaggagacagggatcaagaccatccccatggaaaagaaatgcaaaaaagcaaaatggcagtctggggaggccttacaaatagctgtgaaaagaagagaagcgaaaagcaaaggagaaaaggaaagatatgagcatctgaatgcagtgttccaaagaataacaaaaagagataagacagccttcctcagcgatcaatgcaaagaaatagaggaaaataacagaatgggaaagactagagatctcttcaagaaaattagagataccaagggaacatttcatgcaaagatgggctcaataaaggacagaaatggtatggacctaacagaagcagaagatattaagaagagatggcaagaatacacagaagaactgtacaaaaaagatcttcatgaccaagataatcacgatggtatgctcactcacctagagccagacatcctggaatgtgaagtcaagtgggccttacaaagcatcactacaaacaaagctagtggaggtgacagaattccagttgatctatttcaaatcctgaaagatgatgctgtaaatcggctgcactcaataggccagcaaatttggaaaactcagcagtggccacaggactggaaagggtcagttttcattccaatcccaaagaaaggcaatgccaaagaatgctcaaactactgcacaattgcactcatctcacacactagtaaagtaatgctcaaaattctccaagccaggcttcagcaatatgtgaattgcgaagttccagatgttcaagctggttttagaaaaggcagaggaaccagagatcaaattgccaacatctgctggatcatcaaaaaagcaagagagttccagaaaaacatctatttctgctttattgactatgccaaagcctttgactgtgtggatcacaatcaactgtggaaaattctgaaagagatgggaatactagaccactggacctgcctcttgagaaacctatatgcaaggtcaggaagcaacagttagaactggacatggaacaacagactggttccaaataggaaaaggagtacgtcaaggctgtatactgtcaccctgcttatttaacttatatgcagaatacatcatgagaaatgctggactggaagaagcacaagctggaatcaagattgccgggagaaatgtcaataacctcagatatgcagatgacaccacacttatggcagaaaatgaagaggaactaaaaagcctcttgatgaaagtgaaagaggatagtgaaaaagttggcttaaagctcaacattcagaaaactaagatcatggatctggtcccatcacttcattggaaatagatggggaaacagtggaaacagtgtcagactttatttatttatttatttttttggctccaaaatcactgcagatggtgactgcagccatgaaattaaaagatgcttactccttggaaggaaggttatgaccaacctagatagcatattcaaaagcagagatattactttgccagcaaaggtccatctagtcaaggctatggtttttcctgtggtcatgtatggatgtgagagttggactgtgaagaaagctgagtgccaaagaattgatgcttttgaactgtggttttggagaagactcttgagagtcccttggactgcaaggagatccaaccagtccattctgaaagaaatcagccctggtatttctttggaaggaatgatgctaaagctgaaactccagtactttggccacctcatgcgaagagttgactcattggaaaagactctgatgctgggagggattcggggcagtaggagaagggcatgacagaggatgagatggctggatggcatcaccgactcgatggatgttggtttgggtgaactccgggagttagtgatggacagggacgcctggcgtgcagcaattcatggggtcacaaagagtcagatacgactgagtgaatgaactgaagtgaactgaaggacTCAAATTTCCTTTACCAGGTTAAGGAAAAAATAGGATCAGAAAGCTgcaacaaataatatataattgaaGCACAGAATCTCATTGTCATATAACCCACTGCACAGACAAATACTTTTGATCAAAACTATCTCttattcagggtttttttcagAGCAAGCTTAACATCTTTGTTCCTCAAGCTATAAATTAAAGGATTCAGCAAGGGAACGGTATTAGtataaaagacagaagaaatttTCCCCTCATCCTTGGACCCAGCAGAAGATGGTTTGAGATACACAAATGCACCTGACCCAAAGAACAAGGAAACAGCAATTATGTGGGAAGTGCAGGTGCTAAGGGCTTTGGATCTTCCTTCCATTGACTTGATGTGgaggatgctggaaaagatgagaccataagagacaaagatggtgAGACTGGGCACAATGATATTGATGCCCACCACAATGAAAATTACCAGTTCATTGACATGGGTACTTGTGCAGGAGAGTTGGAGAAGAGGGAGCATGTCACAGAAAAAATGGTTGATGATGTTTGCATCACAGAAAGTCAGTGTCAACATGTTTCCAGTGTGAGCCATGGCACCAGAAAATGCCATCAAGTAAGAACCAAGGACAAGGCTGGAACACACTTTAGGGGATATGACAACATTATACAAAAGTGGgttacagatggccacatagcgatcGTAGGCCATTGATGTCAGCACATAGATTTCAGAAATAGCAAAAAAGCACAAAAAGTAAAGCTGGGTCATGCACCCCACGTAAGAAATAATATTACTCTTTGATATAAAGGTAACCAGCATTTTGGGTGTAAACACAGAAGAATAACAGAAATCTATAAAGGACAAGTTaaagaggaaaaagtacatgggggtgtgtaGATGTGAATTCATCCCAATTA containing:
- the LOC102272567 gene encoding olfactory receptor 8B3-like — its product is MASGNGSFVTEFLLLGLTDQPDLQLPLFFLFLVIYTVTVLGNLGMTTLIGMNSHLHTPMYFFLFNLSFIDFCYSSVFTPKMLVTFISKSNIISYVGCMTQLYFLCFFAISEIYVLTSMAYDRYVAICNPLLYNVVISPKVCSSLVLGSYLMAFSGAMAHTGNMLTLTFCDANIINHFFCDMLPLLQLSCTSTHVNELVIFIVVGINIIVPSLTIFVSYGLIFSSILHIKSMEGRSKALSTCTSHIIAVSLFFGSGAFVYLKPSSAGSKDEGKISSVFYTNTVPLLNPLIYSLRNKDVKLALKKTLNKR